ACCGGGCCTGGTCAGGAAAGGCGGCCAGTTCAAATTCATTCAGTTGTTGTATACTGTCCTGGTTCAGATCGATCCAGGTATACTGACCCGTACCGGCCGGAACTTCAAGGTAGGCATATTCCCTTTTTTGCTCCTGCCCCGAACCTGCTTCATACAGGATATTGCCGGTAAGGAATCCCTTAAACTCATTCATATTATATTCGATCCGGGAAAGCAATGTGTTCTCCTCCTGCTGCTTGCTCACTGCGGCATTGAGTATCTTTAATTTCCGAAGCGTTGTATTGAAGTATAACTGCCGGTGTGCATTCGATAACAACTCGGCCTTAAAATTCAGGTTATAACTGCGATCACCTTTTACAAAATCTTTAAATACCGGGTACTGGTCTTCTCTTGTAAAAAAGCTGATCCCGTAATGGTTTTGTCTGGCTTCATCCGATTTTATGAAAAACGTGTAGGTATCAAATGAAAATGCCGTTGCATTTAAAGTATCTGTTCCTTTATTCCGGCTCTCGTTATGCTCCAGCGTATAGCGGGCGCCGATGCTCCAGTTATCCAGGGCTGGTATTTTTTTACTGACATCCAGCACAGGACGCAGGAAATTACCCTTGTCCAGCATACCGCTGTACTGCGTCATTGTTACCTCGTTGTTGAATGTCCAGTTCCGCCATTGTGTAAACTGCGTTAATGCATTCTGGAAGCCGTTGTAACGGTCGCTGCGGTTATAGTTGGTAAACTGGTATTGCAGGCGGTTGCCGCTCCCGCTTTGCAACCCAGCGGCTGCCCGGATGATGTGCTCATCTACCCGGACTGTTACCAGGGGCAGGCCCCAGTCTCTGGTAAACTCCACGCCGCGTAAGCGCTCCACCGGCTGAAACCGGGCCTGTACCATTTCATAATCGAGTGAAGAAACCAGCTGCAACTTGTCCTTTTCGCGGATAGTAGTAGTATTCGACAGGTTTACTTTAGCCGCAAAACCCTTGTCATCCCCGTTATCCAACCTGGAAAAAGTATTTACATCATAACTGCTGGCAGCCACCTCCGTCTTTAATAATGTGCCCGGTGTTAGCGCATAGTCCACCCCCAGGGTTAGCACCTGTTGCTTTTTGGGTGTGATCAGCGCCATCACAGGTGCGTAATTTCCTTGTTTACGGCCATCTTCCGGCGCCACATACCGGAACACTTTTCCATTGGCATTGGTATTGTCCGGTACATAATCGCCCTTGCCAAATCCTACATCCATAAAGGATACATTATACTGCGCCGAATCCCGGTTGATGGTATATCGATAAAATGAGTCAACCACCTCGGTTCCTTCCATGATATAACTCCGGGCATAAAGCACTTTCCCCGCAGCAAAAGTATCCAGCACCGCCGAGGGATACAACGCATTTTGAATACTGTCGCCAATCTGCGACAGAAACTGTTTTTGCCGATTATCCAGTACCTGATTAATGGAAGAATTTTTTGCATCACTGTTGTTAAAGAACCCAACCCGCAGTTTTACTTTATTATTGAAGTTAAGCTCCTGCATCCCATAGAGGTTCGTATTCAGAAAATTCCGGTCGGCATATTCAAACTCGATCTGTATCCGGCTGTCCTTGGTGATCATGCGGCGCGGTGTAAAACTTACTTCTGCGGTGTTGTAATTGATCACATAATCCTGGTCTTCTCCTCTTTGCAGCAGTTCGCCATCGATAAAAACGCGCTCGGTATTGGCCAGTACAATAAAGAACAGTTCGTTATTGGCTCCCTGTAATTTGTAGGGTCCCTGGTTGCCCTCCAGCCCCTGAAATACATTACGCGTAAATTTTCCTTTAGCGATTGAACCGCTGATCAGGGTGCCGGATGTTGTTTTTCTGGAAAGTGCGTTGGTCGTTTGAAACGACAGTCCCTGCAGGCGTTTATAAAAATTGAGAAAGTAACTGCGGTTTTCCCGGAGGTCCATGTCCCCGATATTGAGCTGCCATTGTTTTTTCTTGAACCGGATATACACTTCATCAAATTCATTTAATTGCTGGGTGTTGCCATCCGGCTGGATGGGAATATTATTGTCGGTAATGGCGGCCTGCAACTCGATGCTATCTGCCAGCATGCCGCTCAGTTGTACATTCAGATTCGAATTTAGCACCAGGCTTTGGTTATTGCCAAATCCCATTTGCCGGCCAAAGCTTCCCTGTGCATTCATATTACCAAAATTAAACAGCTGGCTGCGCGGCCGTACACCGGTTTCGGGGGGAGTTATGGGCGCCGCGGAATTCATAACAAGACTGTCGAAATTCATCCGCTGAACCACAGGATTCAACTTTACCGTAAACACGCGATAATGCACGGTTACGAAGGCTGCTGCCGGCTTATGCATCCAGTACAGCATTGCATTTACAAAATCTAAACGATAACTGCTGCTATCGATGCCCTCCATATGGAAGCTCCCGGGAATAATGCTAACGCTATCCAGCAGCACTTTATCCGCCAGCACGGGCACCTGTTTTGTACGCAGGTTCGATAACACCCGGGAGGAGGTTTCCTCCTGCGCGCTCAAACGTGCCGCCAAACAAAGAAGAAAAAAGAACAATAGTATGCTTCTCAATAGATGCAATGCAGGCTGATTTAATTCAGCAAAAATCGGCTTTTTAGGCATACGCAAACACGGGTTATAAATAATCAGGCTGATTTATATGCCTTCATCCTGAATGTTTTCCTGGTCCGTTAAAGAGTTTCCCCGGGGCGATCGGCGGCTGTCACACCGGCGCATCATACCCAGTTTGCAGTGGAATGGCAGTAAAAGCCCTGCTTTCGCAACCGAGCATAAAAATTGCAGCAACCTTATCCCTGGGAAATTGTTACTTAAAGTATGGAAATTATGAACACAAATAAAATGCAAGTGGAGATCTGGAGTGACGTAATGTGCCCTTTCTGCTATATCGGCAAGCGGCATTTTGAAACAGCACTGGAACAGTTTGCAAATAACCGGGAAGTGGAGATCATCTGGAAAAGCTTCCAGCTGGACCCCGCGCTTCCCGAAAAGGAAGAAATCGATCATGAACAATATCTGGTCGAGCGTAAGGGATTGCCTAAAGACCAGGTGAAGTCCCTGCTGGACCATGTTACACAATCCGCCAGACAGGCCGGGCTCGATTATCGTTTTGACAAAGTGATCACGGTCAATTCCTTCAACGCGCATCGTGTTATTCAGATGGCTAAAACAAAGGGATGGGGTGATGCCGCCGAAGAGCGGTTTTTCAAAGCCTATTTTACAGAAGGCCTTGACATTGCAGACCGGCCTACCCTTACCCGGCTGGGCAAAGAGATTGGCCTTACCGAAGAAGACATAAACGAAGCACTTACCAATGAAGCATATGCCGGCAAGGTGAACCGCGATCTTTATGAAGCGCAGCAGATCGGCGTAAGAGGTGTACCCTTTTTTGTATTTAACCGCAAATATGCAGTTTCAGGAGCCCAGCCCCCGGAAGCATTCACACAAACGCTGGATAAAGCTTTTGCAGAATGGCGCCAGGAGCACCCGTTGCCTTCTTTGGAAATAACGGAAGGACCTTCCTGTACCCCGGATGGCCATTGCAGCTAAGCTCCCCAGATATAAATGTAATGAGGCGTGGCACCGGCTGCCGCGCCTTTTTTTGAATCTTTTTCTTCAATACCGCTCCATAAAAAAAGCCACTCCTTTATGGAGCAGCTTACAACATTTTTAGCTTCCCGGGGGATATTAGTATTCGTCTTCGTTGAACAGGAAATCTTCCTGGGTTGGGTAGTCGGGCCAGATGTCTTCAATAGTTTCATATACATCGCCTTCATCTTCCAGTTCCTGTAAATTTTCAACCACTTCGATGGGCGCTCCACTCCTGATAGCAAAATCAATCAGTTCGTCTTTTGTGGCTGGCCAAGGGGCATCTTCTAAATAAGAGGCTAACTCAAGTGTCCAAAACATACTATATTCGGTTTTTTATTATTAACAGGATACCTGAAACAAGGTTCAGGGTATTCTCAATTTTTTGCAAAAGTAACTGTATTCGGTAATTTAAAAAATACTTATTTTTATTTCTAAAACTTCAAAAAACAGCTGCTTTTTACCCCCATCTACGCTAAACAATATCCAAAAATGCTGAAAAAAATCACTGCTGCCTTGCTAATGACCATCGCCGTTTTTACACTTCATGCACAATCAGAGCAGGACCTGGCTACCCGGTTCCGGATTGCTGCTTCCGGAGGATACGCATACCGCCTGGGAAAAAAACCATTAGCGAACGACTATTATAAAGATATTGCCCGTGGCCCTGTATTTGATGTAGGTCTTTATTACTTCTTCAATCATCAGTCTGGAACGGGAATCAAATATTCCGAATTCAGCAGTTTTGGCTCTGGAAACATTATTACCGGGCAGTTTGTACGCAGCAATGTAAAAATCCGCTATATCGGTCCGGTTTACCAAAGCCGGCTGATTAGTCAATCTGGCAGGTTTCATTTTTTATCAGCCGTCTCACTCGGGTATATGAGCTTCCGGGATAATGCCGCATTTGATCAGGGAAGCGCCACGTTAAAAGGCGGCACACTGGGTGCCATGGCAGAACTGGGAAGCGATCTGCGCATTGTGCGCAACCTGTTTGCCGGTGCCGCTGTCAGTGTATATGGCGGCAGTATCTCTACCATGCATATTAACGGAACACCTGTAAAACTGGAAGCGGAAAAAAGAGAAAGCCTGAGCAGGATTGAGGCCAGCCTGGGCATTCGCTATTACTTTTTTTAATACCCGCGTCTATCGCACAATGCCTATATTTACAGTTATATATCCATACAATGATTTCGGGGAAAAATATACACAAAGCCTATGGTACGGTTCAGGTTCTGAAAGGAGTAGACATTGAAATTGCCAAAGGAGAAGTGGTATCCATTGTGGGCCCTTCAGGCAGCGGAAAGAGTACGCTGTTGCATATACTGGGCACACTCGATAAACCAGACACGGGCTCTGTAACCATGAACCAGACGCCCATCAGCACACTGAACGGAAAACAGCTGGCGGCTTTTCGCAACAAGAACATCGGTTTTGTGTTTCAGTTTCATCATTTATTGCCGGAATTTTCTGCGCTCGAAAATGTTTGCATCCCTGCCTGGTTAGGCGGAGGCCGCAAAAAGGAAGTGGAGGAAAACGCCAGAGCATTGTTAACCATACTTGGGGTAGATCATCGCCTGGAAAATAAACCCAATGAACTCAGCGGGGGTGAGCAGCAGCGTGTAGCAGTGGCACGCGCACTTATTAACCGGCCCGGAATCATTTTTGCAGATGAACCCACCGGAAACCTGGACACCACAAATGCCCGTGAGCTGCATCGCCTGTTTTTTGACCTGCGTGAACGATTTCAGCAGACCTTTTTGATCGTTACCCACAACGAAGAACTGGCACAGCTGAGCGACCGGGCGCTGCATATGAAAGACGGCCTGATCGTATAAAAAAACGGCTCAGTGAGCCGTTCCCGATTTCTTTAACGATGTTATGTTACTGACGTTCCCTGAAAAAGGCCACCACCATCTTTTTCGTTGTAGGGTCCAGCAGCGTTAATGTTTTTGAGGAAGACACAAAATTCTCCTGTATTTCATATTCAACATTGTTCCAGGTCATCCTTTTGGTTCCGTTGTTAAAGGCAAACTGATCGGTCCGGATCTGGTCTCCGCTTACGTTGTAGTAATGAATCAAATGGTCCTGTTTTGAGAATTCGGCGCGGCCGCCGGCAGGAACCAGGTCATTGCCCGCTGCGGTAATCACACTTTTCCAGTTACCGACGGTAACCATGTTTTCGATGGTGTCTGTTCCGATTGCATCGCGGGTACGCGAACAGGCACCCAGGAAAAATACACTCATTACCATAACACCCAGCATCACTTTCGAGATTGTTTTCATATATCTGTTTTTACGGTTTAAAAGTTGGCGTGCATTTAGTAACCCAAGATTTGTGCCAAGGCGGGTAGGCAATCCCGTTCCGCAAAGAACAGGTGTTCAGCATCAATTCCGTAGAAACAGGACGTTTTTTAAATTTTTGTTAAAGCAGTTGCAGTTTTCCCGTTGCTGGATCAGGAGCTGCGCGGCCTCCAGGGAATATCGGCGATTCCGGTAAGATGGCCGGTGTAGCGTGCCAAAACAAACAGGTAGTCGCTCAGCCGGTTTAAATATTTGATAACAAGGGCCTCAACAGGCGCTTCTTCCTTCAGCCGTACACAGGAACGCTCTGCTCTCCGGCAGGTACAGCGGGCGATATGCAGATAAGAAATCGCAACACTGCCTCCCGGCAAAATAAACGATTTCATTTCCGGTAACCGGGCTGTCATGGCATCGATTTCTTTTTCAAGTACGGAAATATCTGCTTCATGCAGGTCGGGCAATATCATTTTGGTGTTTTTCGCCGGATCCCGGGCTAATAGGGCTCCAATGGTAAAAAGGCGGTCCTGTATCTCCCGAAGCAGGTCTGTTGCCGCCACATCACCCTGTACATCCCTGCATAGCCCGATCCAGGAGTTGAGCTCGTCAATGTTTCCATATGCTTCTATCCGCAAATGTGCTTTGGAAACCTTTGTACCACCGATAAGCGCGGTTTTTCCCTGATCCCCGGTTTTTGTATAAATGCGAAATGTCATTTGCTTAATTTGAAAATGTGAATCCCGATGACTATCGGAAGTGTAAGCGTGAAAATGAACAGGTTTCATCCGGATATTGAACCAGGAACCTTATACATGCGAACCGGCCTTTGTCACCGCCTGGTCGCTTTCAATAACCCCGTCGCGAAGCCTTACGATGCGGTGGGCATGATTGGCAATATCCTCTTCATGTGTTACCAATATCACCGTATTTCCATTGTGATGGATCCGGTTAAAGATATCCATGATCTCATAGGAAGTTTTAGTGTCCAGATTCCCGGTGGGCTCATCCGCAAGGATCAGTGAAGGATCATTCACCAGTGCCCGTGCAATGGCTACACGCTGGCACTG
The sequence above is a segment of the Niabella agricola genome. Coding sequences within it:
- a CDS encoding DsbA family oxidoreductase → MNTNKMQVEIWSDVMCPFCYIGKRHFETALEQFANNREVEIIWKSFQLDPALPEKEEIDHEQYLVERKGLPKDQVKSLLDHVTQSARQAGLDYRFDKVITVNSFNAHRVIQMAKTKGWGDAAEERFFKAYFTEGLDIADRPTLTRLGKEIGLTEEDINEALTNEAYAGKVNRDLYEAQQIGVRGVPFFVFNRKYAVSGAQPPEAFTQTLDKAFAEWRQEHPLPSLEITEGPSCTPDGHCS
- a CDS encoding DUF2795 domain-containing protein; the protein is MFWTLELASYLEDAPWPATKDELIDFAIRSGAPIEVVENLQELEDEGDVYETIEDIWPDYPTQEDFLFNEDEY
- a CDS encoding ABC transporter ATP-binding protein, with the protein product MISGKNIHKAYGTVQVLKGVDIEIAKGEVVSIVGPSGSGKSTLLHILGTLDKPDTGSVTMNQTPISTLNGKQLAAFRNKNIGFVFQFHHLLPEFSALENVCIPAWLGGGRKKEVEENARALLTILGVDHRLENKPNELSGGEQQRVAVARALINRPGIIFADEPTGNLDTTNARELHRLFFDLRERFQQTFLIVTHNEELAQLSDRALHMKDGLIV
- a CDS encoding cob(I)yrinic acid a,c-diamide adenosyltransferase, producing MTFRIYTKTGDQGKTALIGGTKVSKAHLRIEAYGNIDELNSWIGLCRDVQGDVAATDLLREIQDRLFTIGALLARDPAKNTKMILPDLHEADISVLEKEIDAMTARLPEMKSFILPGGSVAISYLHIARCTCRRAERSCVRLKEEAPVEALVIKYLNRLSDYLFVLARYTGHLTGIADIPWRPRSS